The proteins below are encoded in one region of Nocardioides marmorisolisilvae:
- a CDS encoding glycosyltransferase family 2 protein, with product MTTDLTLIVTAHDETAVCGPTMRSADLAVAEARARGYVVQPIIALDAATEATSDYFHQPRFDHWERRIMNQGDLGRVRNALLPDTDGRYIAFLDADDLFSENWLAEGVAALDTATEGGEKVIVHPELNVQFDGAKVVLVNVDQDSPLFTPHFLYLRNYYDSLCMAPREAHLEVPYVHRDIPNGLSFQDWQFAIETMTHGWRHVVVPDTIIFKRRRDFSLVVESSSRKSIVRRLPEMAIDRVRDLARPRAYR from the coding sequence GTGACCACCGACCTGACCCTGATCGTGACGGCCCACGACGAGACCGCGGTGTGTGGCCCGACCATGCGCTCGGCCGACCTCGCGGTTGCCGAGGCCCGCGCTCGTGGGTACGTCGTGCAGCCGATCATCGCGCTGGACGCCGCGACCGAGGCGACCTCCGACTACTTCCACCAGCCTCGCTTCGACCACTGGGAGCGACGGATCATGAACCAGGGCGACCTCGGACGCGTCCGGAACGCACTCCTTCCCGACACCGACGGGCGCTACATCGCCTTCCTCGACGCCGACGACCTGTTCAGCGAGAATTGGCTTGCCGAGGGAGTCGCGGCCCTCGACACAGCTACCGAGGGCGGCGAGAAGGTCATCGTCCATCCTGAGCTGAACGTGCAGTTCGACGGCGCCAAGGTGGTGCTGGTGAACGTCGACCAGGACTCCCCGCTGTTCACGCCGCACTTCCTGTACCTGCGCAACTACTACGACTCGCTCTGCATGGCGCCACGGGAGGCCCACCTCGAGGTGCCCTACGTGCACCGCGACATCCCGAACGGGCTGTCGTTCCAGGACTGGCAGTTCGCCATCGAGACGATGACCCACGGATGGCGGCACGTGGTGGTCCCGGACACCATCATCTTCAAGCGCCGGCGTGACTTCTCCCTCGTCGTCGAGAGCAGCAGTCGCAAGTCGATCGTGCGACGGCTGCCCGAGATGGCGATCGATCGGGTGCGCGACCTGGCCAGGCCCCGCGCCTATCGATGA
- a CDS encoding site-2 protease family protein, which produces MDPDLDGDHMPQPAYPPGTFRVGSVGGIAVLVRSSWILVALLLAYLLAPQVDRVEPGLGAWKYVAGLAYAVLLYLTVLLHEMSHALMAKHHGLQVRWITLSFLGGMTAIDGESRTPGEEFRVAVVGPVTSLVVGAVAFALAQVLPGGLIGMAVEGVAFANIIIGALNLVPGLPLDGGRVLQSAVWKSTGSSYRGTVVAAWGGRVVAVLALMWPLFYLVATGRRADFLDYLLAWVVAAFLWSGATASLANVRLRRRLPALRARELARRAIAVPADLSVAEAVRRAQEAGAGGIVVHAGDDSLTGVVSEAALMATPPERRPWQPVSSVARSIEDGLVLPADIAGEDLVRAITRTPAAEYVLVEPDGTIFGLLSTADVDRAFAEGGRRQ; this is translated from the coding sequence GTGGACCCAGACCTGGACGGCGACCATATGCCGCAGCCCGCGTACCCGCCCGGCACCTTCCGGGTCGGGTCGGTCGGCGGCATCGCCGTACTCGTCCGGTCGTCATGGATCCTGGTGGCCCTCCTGCTCGCCTACCTGCTCGCGCCCCAGGTCGACCGGGTCGAGCCCGGCCTCGGGGCCTGGAAGTACGTCGCCGGCCTGGCCTACGCCGTGCTGCTCTACCTGACCGTGCTGCTGCACGAGATGTCCCACGCGCTGATGGCCAAGCACCACGGTCTCCAGGTCCGCTGGATCACGCTCAGCTTCCTGGGTGGGATGACCGCGATCGACGGAGAGTCGCGGACCCCCGGCGAGGAGTTCCGGGTCGCCGTCGTCGGGCCGGTCACGTCGTTGGTGGTCGGTGCGGTCGCCTTCGCGCTCGCCCAGGTGCTGCCCGGTGGGTTGATTGGGATGGCCGTGGAGGGCGTCGCCTTCGCCAACATCATCATCGGCGCGCTGAACCTGGTGCCCGGGCTCCCGCTCGACGGCGGCCGGGTGCTCCAGTCGGCCGTCTGGAAGAGCACCGGCAGCAGCTACCGCGGCACCGTCGTCGCTGCATGGGGGGGCCGCGTCGTCGCCGTGCTCGCACTCATGTGGCCGTTGTTCTACCTGGTGGCCACCGGTCGCCGGGCCGACTTCCTGGACTACCTGCTGGCTTGGGTCGTGGCCGCCTTCCTGTGGTCAGGTGCGACCGCGTCGCTGGCCAACGTCCGGCTCCGTCGGCGACTGCCGGCGCTCCGGGCCCGCGAGCTGGCACGACGGGCGATCGCCGTGCCAGCGGACCTCTCGGTCGCGGAGGCGGTCCGTCGGGCCCAGGAGGCAGGAGCCGGCGGGATCGTCGTGCACGCCGGCGACGACAGCCTGACCGGCGTGGTGAGCGAGGCCGCGCTGATGGCCACCCCGCCCGAGCGGCGCCCCTGGCAGCCGGTGAGCTCGGTGGCCCGCAGCATCGAGGACGGACTGGTGCTCCCCGCCGACATCGCCGGCGAGGACCTGGTCCGGGCGATCACCCGCACCCCGGCCGCTGAATATGTCCTGGTCGAGCCCGACGGCACCATCTTCGGCTTGCTGAGCACGGCTGACGTCGACCGGGCCTTCGCCGAGGGAGGGCGACGACAATGA
- a CDS encoding methyltransferase domain-containing protein: MVDEMHPDEPGSSGDQDLLHGLSDLLDRRCGIAATVYASAAAMPGATHRHRGPAAFAITVAAVTSSRTLSRPRRAMSTTSPVNKRRLIQDHVAGKSFVDIGGLWGTKGEMVTTAAAGGAERLMMADIQAPGNTWWQKFEARCAEKGVDNCEQLQVDICAPDAPSRLGQFDVVHCAGVMYHVADLFQFVGNLVSVTREHLVLSSVVMPDEIQGPAGALSFGPDHAYLAPVLSEQNRNVVLGHLRAHDLKAAGLTDSAAYFDQGRTRFGPWWWLFSGTFMSALVRLHGLDVIAEGPSRGGHAYTVFAKVAADTHRA, encoded by the coding sequence GTGGTCGACGAGATGCACCCCGACGAACCCGGCTCCTCCGGTGATCAGGACCTTCTTCATGGCTTGTCGGATCTCCTCGATCGTCGGTGCGGCATCGCCGCCACAGTCTATGCATCGGCGGCCGCGATGCCCGGTGCAACCCACCGGCACCGCGGCCCCGCGGCGTTTGCCATCACCGTTGCTGCGGTAACTTCCTCTCGAACCCTCAGCCGACCAAGGAGAGCGATGTCCACGACGAGTCCAGTGAACAAGCGCAGGCTGATCCAGGACCACGTGGCCGGGAAGTCGTTCGTCGACATCGGCGGACTGTGGGGCACCAAGGGCGAGATGGTGACCACCGCTGCCGCTGGAGGCGCCGAGCGGCTGATGATGGCGGACATCCAGGCGCCGGGCAACACCTGGTGGCAGAAGTTCGAAGCTCGCTGCGCAGAGAAGGGTGTCGACAATTGTGAGCAGCTGCAGGTCGACATCTGTGCTCCTGATGCCCCCTCGAGGCTGGGACAGTTCGACGTCGTGCACTGTGCCGGCGTGATGTACCACGTCGCCGATCTCTTCCAGTTCGTGGGCAATCTCGTCTCGGTCACGCGCGAGCACCTTGTGCTCTCCAGCGTCGTCATGCCCGATGAGATCCAAGGGCCGGCAGGCGCATTGTCGTTCGGGCCGGACCACGCATATCTAGCACCGGTCTTGTCTGAACAGAACCGCAACGTCGTCCTGGGGCACCTGAGGGCGCACGATCTCAAGGCGGCAGGGCTCACCGACAGTGCGGCCTACTTCGACCAGGGGCGGACCCGCTTCGGCCCCTGGTGGTGGCTGTTCTCCGGAACCTTCATGAGTGCCCTGGTCCGTCTCCACGGCCTGGACGTCATCGCCGAGGGCCCATCTCGCGGCGGCCACGCATACACCGTCTTCGCCAAGGTGGCTGCCGATACCCACCGCGCCTGA
- a CDS encoding tRNA (adenine-N1)-methyltransferase — MSTEASRDAAEWSGVRRGPLGAGEWVRLIDGKGRKHNLCLEQGRIFHTNKGGISHDDLIGRDEGFTVGSSGGGEYLVFRPLLSEFVVSMPRGAAVVYPKDAAQIVAMADIFPGASVVEAGAGSGALTCSLLRAVGPTGRLLSFERRPEFAEVARRNVTQFFGAEHPAWTLTVGDLATELPKVPAGSVDRVVLDMLAPWACVDAVAHALAAGGMVVGYVATTTQLGRFVETLRAHGEFTEPQPWETLVRDWHVEGLAIRPGHKMNGHTGFLVTSRRMAPGNPAPRKKRRPAPGAYGVDYVGPRPADLPPAVLEEPLDEET, encoded by the coding sequence ATGAGTACGGAGGCGAGTCGCGACGCGGCCGAGTGGTCCGGCGTACGCCGTGGTCCGCTGGGGGCAGGGGAGTGGGTGCGGCTCATCGACGGCAAGGGCCGCAAGCACAACCTCTGCCTCGAGCAGGGCCGGATCTTCCACACCAACAAGGGCGGCATCTCCCACGACGACCTGATCGGTCGGGACGAGGGCTTCACGGTCGGGTCCTCGGGCGGAGGGGAGTACCTCGTCTTCCGTCCGCTGCTCAGCGAGTTCGTGGTGTCGATGCCACGCGGTGCCGCGGTGGTCTACCCCAAGGACGCCGCCCAGATCGTGGCGATGGCGGACATCTTCCCCGGCGCCTCCGTGGTGGAGGCCGGTGCCGGCTCCGGGGCATTGACGTGCTCGCTGCTCCGGGCCGTCGGCCCGACCGGGCGGCTGCTGTCGTTCGAACGCCGCCCCGAGTTCGCGGAGGTCGCCCGGCGCAACGTCACCCAGTTCTTCGGTGCCGAGCACCCCGCATGGACGCTGACCGTGGGTGACCTCGCCACAGAGCTGCCGAAGGTCCCGGCCGGCTCCGTGGACCGCGTCGTCCTCGACATGCTGGCTCCGTGGGCCTGCGTCGACGCCGTCGCGCACGCACTCGCCGCGGGCGGCATGGTGGTCGGGTACGTCGCCACGACGACCCAGCTGGGCAGGTTCGTCGAGACGCTTCGCGCCCACGGCGAGTTCACCGAGCCGCAGCCGTGGGAGACCCTCGTCCGGGACTGGCATGTCGAAGGACTCGCGATCCGGCCCGGCCACAAGATGAACGGCCACACCGGGTTCCTGGTGACCTCTCGCCGGATGGCCCCGGGGAACCCCGCCCCTCGCAAGAAGCGTCGCCCTGCGCCAGGTGCGTACGGCGTCGACTACGTCGGGCCCCGACCCGCCGACCTGCCTCCCGCCGTGCTCGAGGAGCCGCTCGACGAGGAGACCTGA
- a CDS encoding NAD-dependent epimerase/dehydratase family protein, producing the protein MKKVLITGGAGFVGVHLVDHLLSTGNYAVTVLDNESLGDRRNLDLEKVNFLAGDLRRPDDVRGALQGQDAVVHLAADTRVMDSIENPVHNFDNNVVGTFNLLEACRDLGVNRIVAASTGGAIVGDVPPPVHERMAAQPTSPYGASKLMLEGYLSAYSGAFGMSGCALRFSNIYGPRSFHKGSVVAHFFKRLLADQPLIVYGDGSQARDFLYVGDLVSGIRSAIESDATGAFQLGSGRPTTVNELLDLIRTATGRELEVVYEDFRPGEVRETWCEIDKAREGFGFEPVTPLSDGIDRTWQWFASQDRSPEEVHGGR; encoded by the coding sequence ATGAAGAAGGTCCTGATCACCGGAGGAGCCGGGTTCGTCGGGGTGCATCTCGTCGACCACCTGCTGAGCACCGGCAATTACGCGGTGACCGTGCTGGACAACGAATCCCTCGGCGACCGGCGCAACCTCGACCTCGAGAAGGTGAACTTCCTCGCGGGTGACCTGCGTCGCCCGGACGACGTGCGGGGCGCGTTGCAGGGCCAGGACGCCGTGGTGCACCTCGCTGCCGACACGCGCGTGATGGACAGCATCGAGAACCCCGTCCACAACTTCGACAACAACGTGGTCGGCACCTTCAACCTGCTCGAGGCCTGCCGTGATCTGGGCGTGAACCGGATCGTCGCGGCGTCGACCGGCGGGGCCATCGTGGGCGACGTCCCGCCGCCGGTGCACGAGAGGATGGCGGCGCAGCCGACCTCGCCGTACGGCGCCTCGAAGCTGATGCTCGAGGGCTACCTGAGCGCTTACAGCGGTGCCTTCGGGATGAGTGGCTGCGCACTGAGGTTCTCCAACATCTACGGTCCGCGGTCATTCCACAAAGGTTCGGTGGTGGCGCACTTCTTCAAGCGTCTGCTCGCCGACCAGCCCCTCATCGTCTACGGCGACGGCAGCCAGGCGCGGGACTTCCTCTACGTCGGCGACCTCGTCAGCGGCATCCGGTCAGCCATCGAGAGCGACGCCACGGGTGCGTTCCAGCTCGGGAGCGGACGGCCGACGACGGTCAACGAGCTTCTTGACCTGATTCGCACGGCGACGGGCCGCGAGTTGGAGGTCGTCTACGAGGACTTCCGGCCGGGTGAGGTTCGCGAGACGTGGTGCGAGATCGACAAGGCTCGGGAGGGCTTCGGCTTCGAACCCGTGACGCCGCTCTCTGACGGCATCGACCGCACGTGGCAGTGGTTCGCCTCCCAGGACCGGTCGCCGGAGGAAGTTCATGGCGGACGCTGA
- the arc gene encoding proteasome ATPase translates to MPEQDPAQLRSQISFLEAEVSELRRRLVDLPGSARSIDQRLIDTQRSLAAVTSQNERLAETLREAREQIITLKEEVDRLAQPPTGFGTFLARNDDGSIDVFTAGRKLRVNVSPSVDVDELRRGQEVMLNEALNVVAALEYETVGEVVMFKELLADGERALIIANADEERVVRLAEPLRGSMLRAGDSLLLDSKSGHVYERVPKSEVEELILEEVPDIAYESIGGLTGQIEQIQDAVELPYLYPELFREHQLKPPKGVLLYGPPGCGKTLIAKAVANSLAKKVAARAGRTGAGAEVKSYFLNIKGPELLNKYVGETERHIRLVFQRAREKASSGTPVIVFFDEMDSLFRTRGSGVSSDVENTIVPQLLSEIDGVEALENVLVIGASNREDMIDPAILRPGRLDVKIKIERPDAESARDIFSKYLVPTLPLHADDLAEFNGDRQACVDAMIRATVERMYTESEENRFLEVTYANGDKEVLYFKDFNSGAMIQNIVDRAKKMAIKELIDHDQRGLRVQHMLQACVDEFKENEDLPNTTNPDDWARISGKKGERIVFIRTLITGKQGTEPGRSIDTVANTGQYL, encoded by the coding sequence ATGCCTGAGCAGGATCCCGCGCAGTTGCGCAGCCAGATCTCGTTCCTGGAGGCCGAGGTCTCCGAGTTGCGCCGTCGGCTGGTCGACCTTCCCGGCTCGGCGCGGTCCATCGACCAGCGGCTGATCGACACCCAGCGCTCGCTCGCCGCGGTGACCTCCCAGAACGAGCGCCTCGCCGAGACGCTGCGCGAGGCGCGCGAGCAGATCATAACCCTCAAGGAAGAGGTCGACCGGCTGGCTCAGCCGCCGACCGGCTTCGGCACCTTCCTCGCGCGCAACGACGACGGCTCGATCGATGTGTTCACCGCGGGCCGCAAGCTCCGCGTGAACGTCAGCCCGTCGGTCGACGTCGACGAGCTGCGCCGCGGCCAAGAGGTGATGCTCAACGAGGCGCTCAACGTGGTGGCCGCCCTCGAGTACGAGACGGTGGGGGAGGTGGTGATGTTCAAGGAGCTGCTGGCCGACGGCGAGCGGGCACTGATCATCGCCAACGCCGACGAGGAGCGCGTCGTACGCCTCGCCGAGCCGCTGCGCGGATCGATGCTCCGCGCCGGCGACTCGCTGCTCCTGGACAGCAAGTCCGGACACGTCTACGAGCGGGTGCCGAAGTCGGAGGTCGAGGAGCTGATCCTCGAGGAGGTCCCCGACATCGCCTACGAGTCGATCGGTGGTCTGACCGGCCAGATCGAGCAGATCCAGGACGCCGTCGAGCTGCCGTACCTCTACCCGGAGCTGTTCCGCGAGCACCAGCTCAAGCCACCCAAGGGCGTGCTGCTCTATGGCCCTCCGGGCTGCGGCAAGACCCTGATCGCCAAGGCCGTGGCCAACTCGCTCGCGAAGAAGGTCGCGGCGCGCGCGGGGCGCACCGGCGCAGGCGCCGAGGTGAAGTCGTACTTCTTGAACATCAAGGGCCCCGAGCTGCTGAACAAGTACGTCGGGGAGACCGAGCGGCACATCCGGCTGGTGTTCCAGCGGGCTCGCGAGAAGGCCAGCAGCGGCACACCGGTGATCGTGTTCTTCGACGAGATGGACTCGCTGTTCCGCACCCGCGGGTCGGGCGTCTCCTCCGACGTCGAGAACACCATCGTTCCGCAGCTGCTCAGCGAGATCGACGGCGTCGAGGCGCTGGAGAACGTGCTCGTCATCGGAGCGTCGAACCGTGAGGACATGATCGACCCGGCCATCCTCCGTCCGGGCCGCCTGGACGTGAAGATCAAGATCGAGCGGCCCGATGCCGAGTCCGCACGCGACATCTTCAGCAAGTACCTCGTGCCCACGCTGCCGCTGCACGCCGACGACCTTGCCGAGTTCAATGGTGACCGGCAGGCATGCGTCGACGCGATGATCCGCGCGACGGTCGAGCGGATGTACACCGAGTCCGAGGAGAACCGGTTCCTCGAGGTCACCTACGCCAACGGGGACAAGGAGGTCCTCTACTTCAAGGACTTCAACTCCGGCGCGATGATCCAGAACATCGTCGACCGCGCGAAGAAGATGGCGATCAAGGAGTTGATCGACCACGACCAGCGCGGCCTGAGGGTCCAGCACATGCTCCAAGCCTGCGTCGACGAGTTCAAGGAGAACGAGGACCTCCCGAACACCACGAACCCCGACGACTGGGCCCGGATCTCCGGGAAGAAGGGCGAGCGGATCGTGTTCATCCGCACGCTCATCACCGGCAAGCAGGGCACCGAGCCGGGACGGTCCATCGACACCGTGGCAAACACCGGCCAGTACCTCTGA